Within the Rosa rugosa chromosome 2, drRosRugo1.1, whole genome shotgun sequence genome, the region TGCAGAGAGTTTAGGCTGTCTTTTTAAATCCGGATCGTCCAAATCGATGTAATAAAGGCCGTAGCTTATTTCATAGCCACCCAAAAGCTCAATTGAATCCAAGAGAGACCAGGTAAAATAGCCTCTAGCATTTGATCCATTCCTAGTTTCATGCACATCAAATTTGTATGGTGATCGACATCAGTAATGAATCTAATAAAACATGAAAACTTAACAGAAGATTACACCGCTTATAATCTCAATCATTAGGTTTGAAACAACTGTTTTAACTTCATAAACATAGAATAATTAAACTTTATATCTTAACACTTAAACAAGCTAGTTAGAGATGGATGTAGGTAGGTGCATACCTTATAACATTAAGCAAACTGTGAACGTGTCCATGCAAATATTCGATTCTGGACCAATCCTCCAACGAAGAATTGCGTCGAGTTTGTTGGCCTGCAcatccatccatccatcaaaTACTATTATCAATCAACTAGTTCAGCTATGAGCGAAGAGATAGAgaaaattaattaatcaattagtTACCATTTTCATGGATATATAAGGGCGGATTGCCGTAGTGTTGTTTGATATATTCCAACAGTCCTTCCATACCCCAAGGTGTTATCGGAAACTGATATCATTCATCCAATCCAATCAATTGAATACATACTCAAATTCATTAATATATATCTAGCTTAGCTGATATATGCATCAACTTCTAATTAATTAGTTACTGATGAAATGTTCGTACCTCCAACGTTGATGTATTGTAATCCAAAGCTGCATGCATGCACATATAATTAGTGATAAGAAACTAACATTTACGAGCTATGCACAAAACGAAGACgaaaaattagagaaaaagaAGCAGAATGTAAAAATCACCACCATACGAGAAATCTGGGTTGCCGAATCCGCTACATAGTCTCTGTTTTGAATGTTTAATGCGGCAGAGTTGTCACTGGCATACAATGTGTTATAGTAATTAAGTCCAATGAAGTCGAAGGAACCCTTGACCTTTGAAGACTCAGCACTGGTGAACGTTGGAATTCTAGAGCCTGCATTCTTTTTCATTACTTGAGGGTACTCTCCATACACCAAAGGATGCATAACCCTGACAGACATATATCACATCAAATCGAAATCGATAATCAACTAATTATAataaattaaggcaattaatcaaCACTACTTACCAACCAAAATAGAAGTCGAGGGCTCTTTGAGTAGCAACTTGGTCTTGATGGGTTTCGGTTTGAGGAACAAACCAATAGGCAAATACATTGATGCCTATAAACCCACGCTGCTTGTGCTGGTAGGTATGCTTGTAGAGTGCTGCTGCTGATGCATGAGATAacaagaaattatgaattgCCATGTATGGCTCAGTTGAGGAGTTACCCCTCGAGCAATTAAGACCAAATGGAGCTGAACATCGTTGTGGTGGAAGGAATCCAATATCATAACCCCCGAGTACAAAAACATTTGGCTCATTCATAGTAGTCCAATGCCCAACTCGATCGCCAAACTGTTCGAAGCAAACATTTGCATATGCAGTGAAGTCTTTTCTGCAATATCAGAACCCAATGCAATCCAATCCAATAATTAATATTTATCCACATCTACATCCACATTTGTTTAGATATGTATAGGATAATATTTCTACATACACAATCTGTGGGCTAACCCATCCTCCATACTCATCGTCGAGTGCCTGTGG harbors:
- the LOC133734099 gene encoding beta-glucosidase 11-like isoform X2, which produces MHGATGDVACDEYHKYKEDVQLMVDTGLEAYRFSISWSRLIPNGRGPVNPKGVQYYNNLIDQLISKGIQPHVTLHHSDLPQALDDEYGGWVSPQIVKDFTAYANVCFEQFGDRVGHWTTMNEPNVFVLGGYDIGFLPPQRCSAPFGLNCSRGNSSTEPYMAIHNFLLSHASAAALYKHTYQHKQRGFIGINVFAYWFVPQTETHQDQVATQRALDFYFGWVMHPLVYGEYPQVMKKNAGSRIPTFTSAESSKVKGSFDFIGLNYYNTLYASDNSAALNIQNRDYVADSATQISPLDYNTSTLEFPITPWGMEGLLEYIKQHYGNPPLYIHENGQQTRRNSSLEDWSRIEYLHGHVHSLLNVIRNGSNARGYFTWSLLDSIELLGGYEISYGLYYIDLDDPDLKRQPKLSAHWYSKFLKNKNITPRSDSDADQHYFFQ
- the LOC133734099 gene encoding beta-glucosidase 11-like isoform X1; protein product: MLRMVLQLQLLLFLCFIILISTPLNLSLAFDLELGADEFKRDDFPPPPDFVFGASSSAYQVEGAADQDGRTPSILDTYTHAGKMHGATGDVACDEYHKYKEDVQLMVDTGLEAYRFSISWSRLIPNGRGPVNPKGVQYYNNLIDQLISKGIQPHVTLHHSDLPQALDDEYGGWVSPQIVKDFTAYANVCFEQFGDRVGHWTTMNEPNVFVLGGYDIGFLPPQRCSAPFGLNCSRGNSSTEPYMAIHNFLLSHASAAALYKHTYQHKQRGFIGINVFAYWFVPQTETHQDQVATQRALDFYFGWVMHPLVYGEYPQVMKKNAGSRIPTFTSAESSKVKGSFDFIGLNYYNTLYASDNSAALNIQNRDYVADSATQISPLDYNTSTLEFPITPWGMEGLLEYIKQHYGNPPLYIHENGQQTRRNSSLEDWSRIEYLHGHVHSLLNVIRNGSNARGYFTWSLLDSIELLGGYEISYGLYYIDLDDPDLKRQPKLSAHWYSKFLKNKNITPRSDSDADQHYFFQ